From the genome of Lutra lutra chromosome 8, mLutLut1.2, whole genome shotgun sequence:
CAgctgtctgacttcaaagcctgtGTACATATCCACTTCACAATATCCCTGTGTTGTAAGATGAAGAATAGATGTTTTTTAGCACAGGATTACGTTCTGGGTATAAGTTTGCTAGATTTAGctaataaaaatagaagacaacagTTGAATATTGTATGGTCCATATCTATGCTAAGAAAGTGTCATTGATCTGGAATTTGCCTTGAACCGGGCATCCTGTATTTCATCTGGCAGCTGTACCTGGGCGGCCCATTGTGAGAATGTGTGTTATCCTCCCTGGTTTTCCTTTGCCCCCACCAAAGTCATGAAGCACTTGGCTCAACGTGCACCCTAGAGCCGCAGCTCAGggccagagagcaagagagccaCTCGGGAAGCTTCTGATGCCTTCTGTGGCCTCCTTTGATGTTTATAAATTCAGGACTCTGGGAGATGTCGCCCTGTAAATCGTATCCTACTGGAAGTGGTAGGCTGGTAAATGTGGGACAGCTGGGTGCACAGGGAGCAAAAAACCTCATTTGTGGTGTTTGTCCATTTCCATGGTGTGACTGTTCCAACTGTGGTTGATTTATGCCAACATGATGTCATTGGAGTTGGGAAGAAATGCACACAACTGGTTCTGGGGAGCTCAGGCAAGCCAGTCACCCACCCCTGTTCTGGGCATTTCTTCTTTTCACATATACGCAGAGCCTCCATCGTCATGAAATGTTTAAGAGAAAATCTCTACCACTGTGGTATTCTCTAAGttataacaattaaaatttaaaggaggCAATTTCTTACCTGGGCTAGTACCACTGATCGAACTTCTCCTCCCTTCAGTTCACACTGGTTTAGTTCGGCTTTTATCCTGCGTTTAAAGGCTACAAGAGTTCATCTGTCATAATGAATTTCCTGTAGTCTCAGGGGCTATTCTGAAGAAAGGCTGTATTTCCAGACCAACATGTCTACTGCACTTTTGATGCCAAGCCTCTGTGCAGTATGTGGTgggagtgatttttttccccaaatgttcaCTATGTCACATATTTCTGAGCTAGCATATTGAACAGATGTATCTGTGGGTAGGGAAGAGGCTGTGGCAGAATAATTTTACATTCCTCTCTTTGATTGAGGAGTCAAGAAAGACCTATCCCTGTACAATCGTTAGACCCTCTGAATTCAGATCCTGCCTTTTGTGGCCTCCTCACACAAGAAGCCCCAGGGGTGGTTAAGTACATGGACTTTGGAGTGAGGCAGTCTGGGGTGACTCCTTTATAACTGTATGATCTTGGGGAGGAACTTAGTTTATTCCATCTGTGAAATAGAGCTAATAATATTACCTACCTCAAAGATACCTGACATAAGATAAGCACAAAATATCTATCAACTCTCCATAGTATTAATGTTATAACTGCTGTCCTTGTAATTAATCTTATTGGTCATTAGTTAGCAGCCTTATCGTAGGTGTTGGCTTCGGTCCAGCAGATGCTTACTATTCTACAGAAAATGctacaggttttctttttcccaactaaatcatataaaaattcaaCATTATAAAAATTCTAGTTTGACATTAAATTTTTGAACAaatgtcagaaataaaaatggtctTCCTATGTTGTGAGAATGTCTGTGAATCTTTATAATTTCATGAGGGAAAAGACATTCGTTGTTAGGATTCTTGGACTCAAGAATAAGCCTAAACACCAGTTGATATGCTTGGCCAAGAATGGCCTCAGGCAGAACTGTGATGTACACCTTGTGGTCCTTTCATGTGCGTCTCATCATTCATACATTCATCCACCTCTCAGGGTGATTTTCAGAAAGCTAGAGTCATACTCCTGGGGTGCTTGCGTGGCtgagttgattaagcatctgactcttgatttcagctcagttcacaaTTTCAGAGTCATAGAGTCAACTCcgcactgggcgtggagtctgcttgagattcactctctctccttctgtccccccataagggaatgagtgaatgaatgaatgaataaatgaatgaatgaataataaaataatgggtCTGATACAGCTAGAGGATGAATGCATGCCAGAGATTTGTGAACTTACTCCTGAAGGAATCAGTGACATCATTAGGCTGGTTCCGAGAGCATTCGAATAAATAGGTATTTATAGGgttttgttattgtcttttttttttttttaaagaaggtggACATAAGATTGCTAGGTAGACACAAAACCAGTTAATGTCCTACAGAGCAATAAGTTCATAAATTTGGGGGTTATTTTTTCTGCTGGACAGAAATCTGCACGTTAACACATACTTTCACATGTCTGGGCTCTCATCATATAGTAAATAGCAAAGTCAAGCATGGATGCTTTCTcccagaaaattaaataattcttggGGGAAGCCACTTTAACAATGTCTTAGCATGACATTAGGAAGATCTGCTATACTCTCTTTGCCTTATTTTCAAGTAttagatacttaaaaaaatttttttttgaaagagaaaaggttggtggaggggttgggggaagggagcgagagaatcttaggcaggttcCATGCCTGtgcagagcctgctgtggggttcaatctcatgatactgagatcacgacctgagccaaaaccaagagttggacacttaaccaattgagccacccaggtgcccctgtatagagatatattttaataaggGTCTTCAGTCAGTGGGGTGTGTCATGTGGCAGTCACAGAACTGGATGGGAAAACATAGGTTGAGCAGGAAACAGGTCTTTCCTGTTGCTGTTAAAATTCCTGCATATGGATGACCCAGACATAAAAATCAGTTAAGCAGCCCTTGTATTTCAGAAACACTCCTCTGAAGAGGGATTTATTTCCAAATCAATGAAGCAGGGAAACCTTTCTGAAATTTTACTTTGGGACCCTAGAACGaacttataatatttttttctggagtgGGGATTGCAGAAACCTGTCTGAGGACCCCCTCAACTACCTTCACTCTCCTTCAATGGGAATTCTTCTGCAGGTAACAGTTGTCCAGGGGGACTTCAGTTTCGCCTGCCCTGCTCTGCTCAGGATTCGTTTTCCCTGTCTCTATGGTCATCAGTGTTTCAGCTCCAGAGAAGACACAGTCACTCTATCTCTGGTTTAATTCTCTTAGCAGAGCCCCCTAGAGCAGGAGTCACGCATTTCAGTTCTCGGTCATGGATTTGattcagtaaatacttaataaaaaattattaatgtaaagAAGAAGAATAACATTCTTCCTCTGGGAGCCCCCAGCTTGGTGGGGGAAAAGACAGAAACATGGGAACGGTTCTAAAGCAGGAATTCCTTATCTTGGCTGCACGTCAGGGTCACCTGGGGAACCCTGAAATTTCCCGCTGCCCAGGCTGCTCTCTGGACCAATTCAATTAGACTCTCTGGGGGTAGGACTAGAGCaggggtatttttttaaagctctcttggggcacctgggtggctcagtgggttaagcctctgtcttcattgagctcaggtcatgatcctggggtcttggaatcgagccccacatcggactctctgctcagcagggagcctgcttccctctctctctctctctctccctgcctttctgcctacttgtgatctctgtcaaataaatatataaaatcttaaaaaaaaaaaagataaagctctCTGGGAGGGTCCACTGCGTTGCTGAGCTAGAGAACCATTGTTGTAAAGCAAAACACACTTGGAAAATGCTGAAGTGCTGTGTGAACAAGGATACCACAACCGTTCTGGATATGTTAATATTCTCATCCACTGTCTGATCACATCGCAGCCCatgaatacagaaaatataaCCTCTCATTGTAACCTTGGGGGAAAATTAGGCCAGTCTGATTGTCaggcatttaaaaatgataaactcTGGAAGGTATGATTGGCAGAAAATGAGGTCTCTAAAGGGAAAAGGGCCCAGAAAAGATCAACCCAGAAAGATGACCTCCTCTAACACCCAAGTCattccatgttctttctctctcccttggaaTGTTTTTTCATCCCCTTGTCTTCCTGAAGAAGTCCTGGTCTCCTTGTCCCCAACTCGGACCTCACCTCCTTTGTGAAATCTTTCCTTCTCCTATCTTGTGCAAAATCGGGACCTCGTTTTCCTCTGCCACTTAGCTCCTTGTCTTGTTGTgtcagttttaattattttaggatTTAGTTACAATATGATCAAACAGCTTGTGTATACATTTGCCTTCTTCTTGGCCTTACTTACCTTTGTTTCCCTAGTACCTAGCATAGTGTCTTGATTTATGGAGTGAATAAACAGAGCTGCAGTGATTTTGCGTAGAGTCAGAACAGCTGTGCCATCATCAGGGGGAGACGTGGACTCAGGAGCTCCTCAAGACTCCCTCGTCCAGTTTCTAAGGAGCGGGACCCTCTGCTCCCAGTGGTGGGGCTAGAAGAGTGGGTAGACACACTTGCTGGTGACATGCAGCTGGAGGAAGTGATGGCGGATGGGAGGCCTCACAGTGCCCAAGTTGTGGTGGTGAACTTGAGTTTCATCTTCAATGTTTTGctatgagaggaagagagaaacaagtCAGTTCACAGGTTTCAAAATAATGGGTATTGAATACAGAATAGTGCCTGTGGCACCAACTCCTGTTTTATTTAGGCCGCAgatatccaaaatatttagaaCAGCCCTTTTTGCCTGGGAGACTTGCTCATCTCCTTTAaactttaaatctttattttattttaagatttaatttgtaagtaatctctatacccaacgtggggcttgaactcataaccctgagatcgggttgcatgctctattgactgagccagccatgtacccctaaattttaaatctttaaaaaaatttgggggaCATTTTGTAGGCTTTACACAAATGAAGGTAAAGAGATTACTTCAATTTTATAAGTACAAGGGTCATGCATTCCAGATTTTCTAGGACAGTGCTAATTTTAGATCTCATGTTCTGTTTTCAGACTGCAtatcctgatttttttaataaggaaagtATGGTTGCTATTCTTACAACTGACTCTCAACCAGCCAGCCAAGCTTAAAGGACTTCTGATAGTCAGATGtctaattaatttacatttcttttgagaaatcaAGTAGGGCTGCCTCatggacaaaacaaacaaacaaaaccctgaagaTAATATGGGACTGCCCTGAGCTCCAGATTTTCGTTGAATGTGGCTTCTTGGTGAGGACAGTATATATTAACACTCCTCTCCCTGCTACAAATAAGTGCAAAAGTCCTTCGAGGAAAAGCAGGCTAGTAAGAACTGTTCTTTCATTAAGAACTGtcctcagggggcgcctgggtggctcagcgggttaaagcctctgcttccggcccagagtcctgggattgagctccacatcgggctccctgctcagcggagagtctgcttcctcctctctctctgcctacttgtgatctctgtcaaatgaataaataaaaatctaaaaaaaaaaaaaaaaaaaaaaaaaagaactgtcctcagtgggacgcctgggtggctcagttggttggacgactgccttcggctcaggtcacgatcctggggtcccgggatcgagtcccacatcgggctcccagctccatggggagtctgcttctccctctgaccttctcctcgctcatgctctctctcactgtctctctctcaaataaataaaatcttaaaaaaaaaaaaaaaaaaaagaactgtcctcagggcacctggctggcccagtgggtgaagcatgcaactcttgatcctggggctgtgagtttgagccccacattgggtgtagagattactttaaaaaaaaaataaaatcttaaaaaaaaaacaaaaaacgtgtTTTTTAATCCCACCTCTAAAACTGCAGAAATGTTTCTTTGTGAGGCTAGTCACAGTAACCCACCAGGGGGGGCCCTGGGCCCTGAGGCTGGATGCCTACCTCTTATCCACAGCCCTCATGGAATTGCACCGGTTATTTTGGATTTAGGGGCcgtgctttctcttttctgcttaagAGATTCAGACCAAGTTAGACCTTAATAATCCAACTGCGACCCAAGTCACCCTAATTTTAACTGAAAAGCTCACAAGTATATAATCATTTTACCTATTCAAAAGGATAATTTTTTCCCTCACCAAGTagctccccccaaaattaaaataaaggctAGGCTTTATAATATTCTTCTATATCTAAGGATCATAAGCTTTTGAAAAAGCTAACAGTTAATAGTTGGTTGCTTTTAGTCATCTGGAGACCATAAGCTTCCCAGTAACCTGGTTACATTCTTTAGAGGACAACTTGTATGTTCTCCTGTCAATATGTCCTTTTATGAAACAGTAACAAGCAGACGGGCCTCAAGATACGTCATGGATAAGTGGCAAAGCTATTAGAACATGAAGCACATCCTCTTTGGGAAAAAAGTGAACCATTTTCAGAGGTCATTAAATTAGGTGCTATTCTGGCTCCTGTAAGGGTTACATACCGTGGCTCTGTGTACTTCCCTCATGCTTCTGTACTGGAAACTGCAGAAGGAAGAACGGGGCCCCTTCCAGGAGCCAGCCAGTCTGTATGCACAGATTCCCGGAAGCCATTTCCAGAGCTGACATCTGTGTGTTTCcatctcttcatgttttccactcacaGCCTCATTGCTTCAGTGTCACGACCTTTAAAAACTTCTCATCTACTGACCCCCCATTCCAGTGGCTCTTCATTTGGGGGGTGGTGCCCTCCCCGTGAGCCAGATCCGAGCACCTTCACCCTTCATGGTCTCTGGTGAGTGAGGACGACATGGGTATGTTCAGGGGTGGGGCTTGGCACGAGTTCTACCCCATTTGACGAAGGGTCAAAAGAGGGGGAGTCCAGAGAGAGCCTGAGCTGGGATCAGCTAAAACAGCTCCTAAAACGAAAGAGAGACGGAGCCCGAGCTGTTTCTGGATAGTAGTCCTGTTTTCCTGCCAAGGCACAAGTCCTCCTCCCTGGTGAATGACAACCCATCGAAGTGTCAGATAAGATTGGTAGGCTTGGGGGTCGCTCTGTATGACACCATTTTAACAGGAggcctccttcttcttttcttatccAGAACTGAGAGGAAGCAAGTGAGTATGGTTTTTGCTCCCAGAATGGAGAACAGCAAGCCACCCTTGGTTATTCCCACACTGCTGGTGCCCCTGCAAAACCACAGCTGCACAGAGGTCGCCTCCTCCCTGCCACGCCGTGACCTGACGGAATTCCATGAGGCGCGTGGCTGGACGAGCAACAGAACAGACTTGGAGCCAGGGCTGAAACCTGGCGAGGTGGCCACGGCCAGCATTTTCTTTGGGGCCCTGTGGTTGTTTTCTGTCTTCGGCAATTCCCTGGTTTGTCTGGTCATCCACCGGAGCAGGAGGACTCAGTCCACCACCAACTACTTTGTGGTCTCCATGGCATGCGCGGACCTCCTCGTCAGCATGGCCAGCACGCCATTTGTCTTGCTGCAGTTTGCCACCGGCAGGTGGACGCTTGGCAGCGTCATGTGCAAGGTTGTGCGGTATTTCCAGTACCTCACCCCAGGCGTCCAGATCTAtgttctcctctccatctgcatAGACCGGTTCTACACCATTGTCTACCCCCTGAGCTTCAAGGTGTCCAGAGAGAAGGCCAAGAAAATGATCGTGGCCTCGTGGGTCTTCGATGCTGCCTTTGTGACCCCcgtgttctttttctttggctcGAACTGGGACAATCACTGCAactatttcttcccttcctcctgggaAGGAACTGCCTATAGCGTCATCCATTTCTTGGTGAGCTTTGTGATCCCGTCTGTCCTCATCATCTTGTTTTACCAGAAGGTTGTGAAGTACATTTGGAGAATAGGCACTGATGGCCGAACAGTGAGGAGGACCATGAACATTGTCCCGAGGACCAAAGTGAAAACGATCAAGATgttcctcattttaaatctgttgTTTTTGCTCTCCTGGCTGCCTTTCCATGTGGCTCAGCTGTGGCACCCCCACGAACGAGACTTGAAGAAAAGTTCCCTTGTTTTCACAGCTATCACGTGGATATCCTTTAGTTCTTCAGCCTCTAAACCTACGCTGTATTCCATCTATAATGCCAACTTTAGGAGAGGAATGAAAGAGACATTTTGCATGTCCTCGATGAAATGTTACCGAAGCAATGCCTATACTATCACAACCAGTTCAAGGATGGCCAAAAAAAACTACGTTGGCATTTCAGAAATTCCTCCCACGGCCAAAACTATAACCAAAGACTCGATATAtgattcatttgacagagaagcCAAGGAAAAAAAGCTCGCTTGGCCCATTAATTCAAATCCGCCAAATACTTTTGTGTAATTTCGCAGAATTCTTTCAATTATTGTTATGTGCCAGAGATTAAAAAGCTTTAACTCTAAAAACAGGAGCTTTTTAtatgggattgtttttttttttcccaatcaacTTTCCGAGGGAAAGGTATTATTTTGTAAACTCTGGTTTTATTTTGGCTGCTTTTTGTTGTAGAGGAAGCTTTCACCTTGAGCTATGATCAGTAGTCCCTTTACTGTATTAgttacattcattaaaaaaaggtAATGCTTTCCTACTTTTTACTTACCCTTACTAGGTCCAAAAAGCATAAACCATACACACAGTCTTTGATTCATGACTCAACTTAGTTTTATTCtgtctgctttttcctcctcccttctgaaaTTTTTTAACTGTGGGTTTCTGGTTCTAAATACAATCTTCTGTGTCACACATTTCAGAGACTAGCATTACTCTAAGTAACACTGAGGGAGTgttaatattgtatatatttttacattaccTTCTTCCGAGAAACCACTGTCCAGATCTCCTATAGAATGCACTCCATAGGATGAAATAGGTTGGAACTTGCTGGGAAGTTTGTGATTGAATTTCAGTCAGGATTCTTAGGGAAAGAAAATTGATAATCAAGTTACCtaatttccctctttctctctctctctcttttttccattcccCCTTAACCTAAGCAACTGATGATGCCCTGAAAATTCTGACGTCATAATGTTTTTTTCTCACATCTGTATCCCATCTAGGCTGTGTCTGGGATGTTTACTTCTCTTCTTTGAGTTAAACTCAAGCCAATGAGTAGGTGTCCTTGCTAGACAAGCCCAGAAAATGCCACCAGGAGAAACAACAGGTGGTATTTCTCTGGGCTCTGCAGTTC
Proteins encoded in this window:
- the GPR19 gene encoding probable G-protein coupled receptor 19; the protein is MVFAPRMENSKPPLVIPTLLVPLQNHSCTEVASSLPRRDLTEFHEARGWTSNRTDLEPGLKPGEVATASIFFGALWLFSVFGNSLVCLVIHRSRRTQSTTNYFVVSMACADLLVSMASTPFVLLQFATGRWTLGSVMCKVVRYFQYLTPGVQIYVLLSICIDRFYTIVYPLSFKVSREKAKKMIVASWVFDAAFVTPVFFFFGSNWDNHCNYFFPSSWEGTAYSVIHFLVSFVIPSVLIILFYQKVVKYIWRIGTDGRTVRRTMNIVPRTKVKTIKMFLILNLLFLLSWLPFHVAQLWHPHERDLKKSSLVFTAITWISFSSSASKPTLYSIYNANFRRGMKETFCMSSMKCYRSNAYTITTSSRMAKKNYVGISEIPPTAKTITKDSIYDSFDREAKEKKLAWPINSNPPNTFV